From Solanum stenotomum isolate F172 chromosome 2, ASM1918654v1, whole genome shotgun sequence:
CTGTAAATAACATGATATCACGGGATATGCTGATTCAATTAGCAGTCAAGCATGAATCTCTCGTCCCTTCAATTTTACTCAACCTAAATTTTCTAATACTCCGTACTATAATTCTGCATGCCTATAAActtactttttctttatttactaGTCATATAATTACCAGtacaacaataaaaatgatatttaaacaatagtgaaaaaaaagaaaaagatttccaaaagattTGGTAAGAGTTAGACAAGAAGCAAAgccaccatttttttttttctggtcgaggttgattcaaaatttaaattgtatGAATTTAACTGGTAAGATTTTTAATAcaaatctatttaaaaaaattaaaaaattatttgctcATATCTGTTATTTATTAATTACTTTCTTCGTCTCAACTTATATGATGTAGTTTGACTCAgaatgaagtttaagaaatacttaataaataacttttgaaaatgatgtaaaatataaatcatctaagagtaaaataaataataaccaGCTTTAGAAAATATAGACAAAATCTAaataataaccaaaaaaaataaagcttttAATAAATGAGACAATGTTAATGAAGGATAGTTAAAGACAATTTAAAAGCAAAATTAAATGCTCATGGCATACCCCTACTTCAAATTTTATGAGTATTCCTTGTCTCCTTTATCATCCAAGGCTTTCTtggattttctattttaaagaaAAGATAATACTTACAAAATAActaatagtattttttataccatttttaaatatataaattttattttaaaatattaaagcacctatatatttaatttatagtcAAACTGAAGTGTGTACTCGAAATTCCTTcacataaattataatttttcctGCTGCATGAGTCATGACTAGTGCTGGATGTTCGGTTCTTTGGTGTTAATATACACCAATTCTTgtactataacaaaaataacatattcagtgaataaaatgataaatggtGAAGGTAAAATATACGCAAACTTTACTATCATCTtatggaggtagagaggctagCTGTTTCAGGATGACCTTTGGCTTGAGTGCAACAAATCCCGGTGTAAAGAAGAAGACAATAAAGAGAAATCGAAACAAGAAACACTGCAAAAATTAGTAgccaaaacaataataaaatcatGTGATAATCAAAATGTCATAATCCAGAAAATTAAGGTAGATTCTTATCAACAAATTAACATTAATAAACAATgataaaagtaaaaacaaagAACTATAATAATACAACTAGTTCTGTCGCAAACAAGAGTCATCCTAAGCAAGACAAAATTATACTATCTACTACTCCTCTATACCCTAATACAAATCCTCCACATCCTCCTTTCTAGGATTATGTCCGCGATAACTTGAAGTTGCATCATATCATGTCTTATCATCACTTCTCAATACTTATTCGACCAACCTCTGCCATTAATTCTTGATACCCTTTATTGTATATTGACATATTTACTCTCATGTCTTTTCAACCCTACTAACAACCTTTGACCGGAAAAGATGTATATTCTCCAATCTCTACTAGAAATCAAGCAAAATGAAGAATATCATTTCTCATACAGAAGCAAATTTGGTGAAAGGCATAAATGCTTTATTAATAACTCTGACCATTATTGCATTTAATTTGACTATAGTTTGTCATATTTGGCAGACCATGTAAAACATGCAGACTAAAGTCTACACCATTTTCTTGTTATTCCCTTAGTGTGTCAGATTGTAAAGACTTAATTTGTAGTTGAACTTAAGAAAATCCCCGGCAAAGAGTTGCGGTAAAGTGATAAGTACTCACTCATCTTTATCAGAGGTCTCATATTTGAGTTTCCTTGAATACGAAGTCACCTTTATAAGAAAACATTTTACCTTCCAATGTGAGATTTTTCAAGATGAATTCAATTTTAATCGAACTCCACTATAAATATCAGACACCAgatataaaatacttttaaaaaaactaagaaaatctTCTAATGTTTGGTCATGAAGTCAAAAGAggtctttttcttctctttatttttttggttcatGATGTTGTACAGAGTACTTTAAGGCATGCATGAACAGATTGGTAAGATTCCATCTTCGAGACTTGGACTTTAATTAATTGGTCAAACCATGAAATAGGACAgagaaaatatagagaaaattaTAATGCCATATAAACCATTTGGTCCAGATTCAGGAGTTTCAAAAGTTATCAAATAAATTTAAGGGAATAGGGGGcaaatatatctttttaacTTGGAAAAGGGATAAATATACCTCTGAACTATCACAAATAGTAGGCAGAtacctccgtcatacttttagGACGTTGGTGCCCTTGCCGTCTGAAAACTatagcatatatgcccttcactctaacgaaaggggcaccaatgtccgaGCTCTAGTTTTGGAActgcaggggcaccaatgtcccaataGTATGACAGAGGATATctgcatatcatttacgatagtttgagggtatatttatcctttttccctttaactTTGTGATTGAATAtgtattttgttaaaaaagtgATGTATGTATACCCTCGTCCCTTACTGTCTAATAAATAATGCATATTTACCCTTTGTATTAGCATATTTATATTTAGACTTAGAATGCTTGTTAAATTAAATCGGATCATTATCAGGAACCCAAAATACTAATGACTGAATAAAAggtaaattaaatttcttttaattgaGTCGGGTCTTGAGGGATTCGGCACATAAATTGTTAGGTGTAGTCAAGTCAATTTTGTGTGCAGAAGGTTTGGTTAGTATAACGCTAGAGTTATTAGTCTTTAGTGAGTTCATCCGTTAAAGTAAACTAATGTGTTTGAGATACTAGAGTGATATATCAATTGTAATTTAAAATCGCTTTTTCGAGTTTAGTCAAGATTATTAAAAATTCTATAcgttgtaacttgtaattttacttttatgaataaaagaattttttcaCGATATAATAATGTGTTCTTTACTACTTCAATcgtatttatttaataattacatATAGATGTTGAACCTAGTTCAACAAACTCATTACTAGGATTTGTTAATTGAGTTATAGTTGGAGGGTCAATTCCTATCGGATACTCTTGAAAAAAATGTAGACTTTTGATTTGAAgttaatatttgtttttaaaatgtgaaaaaaatttaaatttttccatttttttcaaaaaagtaggatttcaaatttcaagatgtaattttattattatttaaaaatgtaaaatttaacccataagtttttgtttttttttttaagaaaagaccaaatattttaaattttatgaaaaaaactcATGCTCGACGTGAATAGATTGTTTGTACCATAGGAAAGGATTATACTTAAAAAATAACTAGTTCCTATTGTAGtattattgttgattttttggATCAGTAAATCTTTGTAATattatgtgtatttgaaaaCTTTCCCACACAGGTATATACACCAATCCAATACATGTATCTCATGTGTTTGAATTTATGATACATTTTacttaacattaattaattaacttaaccttaattaattaacgtatattttacttcattaaatcatataatcatgaaaattacattaatttgatatatacaccatgtataaataaatttatttaattttatttttaaaagaagacTGTAATCTAAATCAAATATAGTATATTCTTTAGAGAAAGAATAAGAGTTAGTTGAGTTGGGtacattcataaataaaaaagtttaataCACTACAAAAATTTGGTGGTCTTTGTATTTTCCACAGCcaacttaattaaattaacaagATGTCAATATTCGAGTTCAAAACTGTTACATTGTTTTGAAATACGTCTCAATTTTAATTTACGtgacatgttttttttatttatttgttgtatAAAGAATATcactcttttaaatttttaaataattaattttatacaatgaGAATCTCTTATAACCATGTATCCCTCTTGTTCTAATATGTGACACCTTTCGTATTTTGAAAATCAAGCGAATTTTTCTTTAACTGCAACTTTtgcatatgttttttttttttttttataaatattttcaattattaatatTACCATTTCATagtttctcaaaaatataaaactttacttttttaaaagacTTGGAGATTATAAGTAGTCAAACGGTTTCTGATTCCGTGActatataaaaattatcaagctttataaaaaagaaattcaaatcaTGAACTCTATTGATTTctgttactattttttaaaattttaataatatttaaagaaCCTATATTCAGATTTATGAACAAAATTACGTGTTTCGATCCTCATATTCTGGACCCTTTCACATACATTAATAGAGAGGAAGTAATTAATAAATTGTAggtaatttgtaaaaaaaaccAAGTCTATTACTACTATCTTAGACAACTTGTCTAGTTGCATGTCATGTTTACTTAGATAAAAGGTTAATTCAAACATAGTAGTTGGCCAAGTTGGGGGTAAACATATCCCCTATTTTTGgactcttttttttctcattcgTTGTTCGATACTTATATTGGAGCCTGACTAAATTTAAATTCGTGCTTAAAAGTTCCACATTGGACTTAATATATGCTTGTGCTTATTCTCTACCACCAAGCTAGCCTTTACCTCATCAGACCTTTTTCTTATACTCGCTCTGTCAaaatttatatgacataattCAGATTTCAAGAGTTAgacttatttattttgattgtgcATTCGAACACATAGTATTCTTTACAAAGAAGGACCTCAAATATCCTCAACTATTTGAAttgatacaatatatatatatatttctcgaCTCTTACTTCGGTGAGCGACTATACAATATAGTTTCCCaaaaaatcacaaccatatGAGAGGGATTCTTTagcaaaacaaatgaaaaatgaaaatcatgAAAGAGTTCTTAATGACTTAATTATTGCTGCTCTAACCAGCAACAATTTCTGTTAAAACAAGTacacaaataattaaaattagttAACGTACCACCATGGATTCCCCTTTATACATCTTTGAAATTATATTAAGGGGTATGGTCAaacattattattaaaattgttCATATATAGCAGCTAGAAAATTTGTACATAAAGTCTCTCATTTATCATATGTGTCATAAAATAATTAAGGTCCAGTGCTAATTTATTCACCCTAATTATAACGAGTAATCAAAAGCAAAATTAATGCTATGTGACCATAATGATAATGGTAAgtcaaatctatttttctaccataaaaaaaattcattcaatgGTATATCTATATGCTATCCCTATAGTAGcaaatattttatcaaacaaggtttttttttatctagTGTCCGATATTCATATTGGATCCCGACTAAATACGGATTCACGTCGAGAAGTCTTAATTGGGGCAAAGTGttccctaacaaaggcgactccgtaCCCAAGAGGGCAAGGCGACTTGTCTTGATACACAAGTGGTCGATAAAATAAGTTGAAATAAAATGtaataacttgcaaaatttaagGTACAACACAAATTAACGAAGGATGTCACtactagaaaatatgaaattaattacGGAATTTGTCAGTAATATCTAGTCAATCTATCGCTAAAAgcttttaattaattgatttttttataatccATCACTAATTTGTAGCTAAacgggattagtatgaaaatctgattgtttcgCTACAAAATTTTGCCTGATGCTAATTccttgtttaatttcttatagTGTATATACTCAATATTGGAAGATCTCTAGGGAACTCAagtagcaacaacaacaataatctCATATTTATATTCAATATACTCTCACAAGTAAAGTTTGAGAAAAATGTAGTTACGTAGATTTTACCCTACCGTTGATCTAGAGAACTCGAGCGAGCAGTAATTCATAAACACTAATTTGCTGTGAAGACTTGCTACAAGTCACCACGGTATTGAATGATTAAGTGATCAAATCATACACTTCATTATGATATCAAAACATACAGATAACAGAGGTTGATCGGCCACTATTACAGTATCGAGTTCATATGAATCAAGTACTATCCAAGCataacataatttatttatatatatatattctatttggTGTAGCTAGTAAACACTAGTATGAaaataataacaagaaaaaataaaccaTTTTTAGGAATACCTTTAATcatcaatttaaattttgatgtttatttatatcatcaatgaaggtAAGATATCAaacattaatatatttatcaaaatagaGATCACAGAAACCAATAAACTTAAACTGTTaggaatttgaaaatttatgaattgtagagGAGCCGCTTATTACAAAGTtcagtaaataaaaataaatgaagcaAAAACTACCAAATTAAAGTCTTACCAGAAATTCACCAATAATACCAATTCAGATAGgtagaaattaaaattatattagatTCTCATGTGTaaatattaaacaaattaaTTGCTATATATATTTCTTGCACCTTGCAAAATGCATACATTAGATATTATAATGAGATAAActatagaatatatataaacaatattGCTATTTTATTGGTACAAGTTTGACCGACTAATTAAGGCATTTATTCATGAAATGATTTAAAACCTGAACAACAATGGCTATAATTCATTTGTTCAAATTACAATATGGTATCTATTGGCATAAAGTACTTTGATTCACTAATTAATTTTAAGCCAATTTATTCATGAATTGATTCAAAAGGGCTAATAAACCCCTCTAATTGgcattacaacaacaacaacatatccaacaTAACTCCATAAGTAGGATCTGAGGAGGGTGGCGTGTATGCAAATCTTACCCTTATGTTGTGAAGATAGATTAGAGAcagtttctgatagacccttgACTCACGTCTAGTCGAcaatattcttcttcaaatatatCATTGTTTCAACCTGGATTGGAAAAAAGTTTCTCTCCATTTTATTACTCCATATGACATGACTTAAATAAAGCACTTATTATCCATCGAGTTTTGAATCGTGGTCTTCAAGAATTTCTCCCttatatcaacaacaacaacaacaagttcCTAAATTATCCAAGAAGATCTCATATGCATTAGTTTTCTATACTTGCCTCAACCATTATATTTATGCAAGAATTTATTTAGTCAGCAACCTCTCATCTTGGAGTATGATAGATTATTTATTGAGCTCAACTCAAAATCCAACCAACAATAACAAGCAAAAACTACTATCATTAAACTTATAAAAAAGAGAATATAATTGGTGAAATAATGAAACAacaaattttattcataaaCACATTCTCTTCCTTTTCTACACACCAAAAACATCAAAAGCAAAATAATAGAATTTTTCCACATTGCAAAAatcaaccaacaacaacaaccaaaaaaagaaaatcaaaccaTAGGAGATATAACatacattatattaaaaatcgCGCACGTACAATCGACTTGAAATTTATTCCAATCTATGATGTCTGCAGGATAGATTTTTTTCTTGATCCAATGTCTGATATTGTTGAGCCAAGTAAATTGAGCTAGGGTTACCTGCAAATGTAGTACTATAGTTGCTTGATTTCATTGGAGCATAGTTGATTTCCCAATTTCCATGAAAACTCATGAAATAATTTCCAACATCTATTGTTGATGAATTAGTACTTGTACCAcctaaataattttgaattggAAAATGATGTTCTAGAGATTGAGAATTGGCTTCATGTGGAGAACCTTTTTCTTGATTAACACTTGTGTTGTAAGAATTGTTATTTGAATCTTGATCAAGAAAACCACTATTGCTTCTTGATGACCCTAATTGATCAAACATGTTACTAGGGTTACATTTTTCTAGACCTTTTATCatcattttttctttggttCTCTCCCTAGCCCTAGCTCTTGCTTTTTCCCTTGATTCCCTTTTATGAGGATTATTTTGCATCATCATTTTTTCCTTATCTTTTCCTAATTCATTGATTGAGTTCTCCTCAGACTCTGACATAAAGGAATCACTCTTTCCTTCACTACTTGAACTATTGTTACTATTTATAACAATCTTGTTACCTTCACTATATTCTTTTTGTGGGGTGTAATTTTCTGAGAGCTCTTTTATGGCATTATTGGATTTGGAAAAAAGCCATTCTATGGTTTTACTTGCTTTATCAAAGCCTAACATGTCTTGGAGATCAAAGAACTTACGCGCTATGTGAAGGGATAATCTTACTCTTCGATCCCTCACACCTTGAGCAGTGCAAATCTTGCTATGTCTATCCTTCTTCCCTGTCCTCCTTCGTGGTGTTGTGCTA
This genomic window contains:
- the LOC125856428 gene encoding transcription factor TCP12-like — its product is MFPSSNNHDTFSYTSKTFLERSFTYDHQNPSSSSRQEDNPFFLNFPSPFLDHNESPLSQILPHKHQDHHVKEGNFTHLSSEISKEEMSIEAKPTSKKRSLSTTPRRRTGKKDRHSKICTAQGVRDRRVRLSLHIARKFFDLQDMLGFDKASKTIEWLFSKSNNAIKELSENYTPQKEYSEGNKIVINSNNSSSSEGKSDSFMSESEENSINELGKDKEKMMMQNNPHKRESREKARARARERTKEKMMIKGLEKCNPSNMFDQLGSSRSNSGFLDQDSNNNSYNTSVNQEKGSPHEANSQSLEHHFPIQNYLGGTSTNSSTIDVGNYFMSFHGNWEINYAPMKSSNYSTTFAGNPSSIYLAQQYQTLDQEKNLSCRHHRLE